A region of the Candidatus Limnocylindrales bacterium genome:
GTCCCGAGGTTGATCTTGCCCAGCGGCGTCACCTGGGAGATGCGCAGGTCGGGGCCGCTGTGGACGGTGACGTTGTCCGTGTCCATCGCCTGCTCGCAGGAGCCGCAGCGCCCGGTGACGCTGACCGGGAAGGTGCCGGCGCGCGTGTAGCGGTGCATCGGCGCGGGGCCGCCGCCGAGGGCGCCGTCGCCGAAGTCCCATTCGAAGCTGACGGTTCCGGTGCAGTTGGTCTTGACGATGGAGACGCTGAAGAAGACGGGACAGTCCGTCATCCGGTCGGCCGACTTCATGCCCTGCACCTTGGCGTCGATCTCGAAGACGGCGGGGTCGCCCTTGCACACGCCGAGCTCGCACATGTCGTTGTACGTGCAGGCGTTGCCGTCGCTGCAGGACTTGCCGTTGGGGAACATGAGCGACTCGACGCACTCCCCGCCTTCGCAGACGTAGTCGATGCACTCGTTGCCGCCGTCGCACGATGCACCTTCGGCCTTGGGATCGTGGAAGCACTGCCCGGCCGTGCAGCGGTCGGTCGTGCAGGGATCGTCGTCATCGCAGTTGATCTCGCCGCTCTGGCTCACGCACTGGCCGCCCATGCACACGGGCATGCCGCAATCGCTCGTGGTTCCGCCGCAGGCGCCGCCGTCGCCGACCGGAGCATGCGTGCACGTGCCGTTCTGGCAGCTGTCGGCGGTGCAGGCGTTGCCGTCGTCGCAGCCGGAGGCGCACGTGTTGCGGGGGCGAGTGCGCGTTGCGCCGCCCCAGCCCGAGCGCGTCACGCCGAAGCCCGGGTTGGAGATGATGCGCATGCCGCTCTCCTCCACCGTGGCCGGACCGATGTTGAGGAAGCGGTTGACCGAGTGGTCGAACTGGAAGAGGTCCACGACCGCGCCGGGCGGAAGCGCATCGCTGTTGGGAACCGTCACGCGCGCGGGCGGATCGAACACGACCCCCGGCGGCTGAATGCTCCAGGCCGGTCCCATGAAGCTGGTGCCGCCGGGCGGCGTCATCGGCACCTTGTCCAGATGCACCTGATTGATCGCGACGCGGCCGACCTTGGTGTTGTCCGGAAACGTGGCCGACCCCGCCAGCACGGTCAGCGTCATTCCCGGCACGCCCGGCATCTGCACGACGACGTCGCTGCTGCCGCCGACGATCTCGCCGATGCCGACCATCTCCGGCAGGCGCACCGGCCCGTTCGGCAGCGTGTTGGTCTTGCCCGCCACCGTCACCGTCTCCAGCGACAGTGCCGGAAACTTCTCCGTGCGCGGCGTCGTGCGTGGATCGATGAAGACGAAGATCTGGCCGACGCCCACGCCCTGCAGCAGGAACTGCCCGTCGGCATCGGTCTCGGTGACGACCTCGCTCTCGCCGTCGAGCGCAGTGGCGCGAACGGTGGTGATCGGGATCGGCGTGTTGGCGTCGTCCAGGACGATGCCCGCCAGCGAGGTCTGCGACGGATCGCCGGCGGCAACGGCCGAGGCGACGAAGCTCGCTTTCATGCTTTCGATGCCGGGGAAGTAGGCTTCGGCGACGTTGTTGTTGAGGCCCGTGGCCGGCCCGAGCGTGAACACGGCGCGCGCCACGCCTTCCTGGTCGGTCGCCGTCTCGATCGTCGCCTGCCCGTCGAAGGCGCCGGCGCCTGCGAGCACGCGAAACAGCACCGGCACCTCGGCCAGCGCATTGCCGTCCTCGTCGACGACCACGACTTCGAGCGGGGTCGGCAGCGGCGTGCCGACCACTCCGGTCTGGTTCTCACCGGCCACCGCACGGATGGCGTGCGGGAGCTTGGGAAACCCGCTGGCGCAAAACAGCGCCTCGCCGGCGGCGCCCACGGCGCTGGCGCGCACGCCGTTGATGCCGGCGCCGGCGCGCGTGCCGAGCGTCAGAACCGCCGCGGCGCGGCCGTCGGCGCCGGTGGTTCGCATCAGCGTGCGCTGGCCCTGCAGGTCGCCGCCGGCGAGCGTGCCGTCGCCGCGATCGACGACGAACGTGACGACGCGGCCGGCAAGGGGACTGCCGCCGTCGTCGCTCACTTCGACCACCAGCGGCTCGGCCAGCTCCTCGCCGACCACGCCTGCCTGCGCGTCGCCCGAATGCACGCGCACGGCGATGCCGGTGGGCGTGCGGCGCTCCACCGAAATGGATGCGCTTTTCTCGTTGCCGACGGCGTCCCTGCCGACGGCGGTGACGGTGTTCTGGCCGATCACCAGCGGCACGTCCTCGGCAACGAAGGTTCCCTTCTCCACCGACGCGGCGACACCATTGACCGTGACGGTGGCTCCGAAGGCGGCGCCCACCATGTCGTTGATGGCGCCGGTGACGACGATGGAGGCATCGGTGGTGACGAACCCGGCCGGCGGCGAGGTGATGGCCAGCGCGGGCGCGAAATCGTCGAGCGTGACGTGGAAGGAATCGACGCCCTGGTTGCCCGCGTCGTCGACCGCAACGGCAACGACGGCATTGGGACCGCTGCGCAGCGGGACCTCGGCGTGGAACTCGCCCCCGGCGATGACGGCGGCCACACCGTTGACGGTGACGCTGACCGCGTCCTCATCGACGCTTCCGCTGACGTCGACGGTGTCCTCGTTCGTCACGGCCAGCGCCGGCTCGTCCACGTCCAGGGAGAGCGCCTTGCAGTCGGAACCGTCGCAGTCTTCGTCGACCTCGTTGTCGCAGACCTCGGGCTGCGCCGGCAGCGGCACGCACGGATTCGGCACGCCCTCCACGCACAGCTCGACGGTGCGCTGGCAGAGGCCGATGCCGCACGTCTCCTCGCCGAAGCCTTCGTCGGTCTGGGCATCGCAATCGTCGTCGACGCCGTTGCACAGCTCGGTGGCGCCGGCGCAGAGCTGGCACAGATCGTTGCAGCCGTTCTCACCGGGAGGATCGCACTGCTCGCCTTCGTCGACCTCGCCGTTGCCGCAGTCCTCGCACGAGATGCAGTTGAAGGTGACCGGAAGGTTGACGGCCTTGCGCAGAACGGCCAGCGAGTCGCTGGCCGTGGTGGTGCCGTTGCCGTTGACGTCGCAGATGCAGAGCTCACAGGAAGACTGGCCGACGGCGCTGCGCAGCACGAACAGAGCATCGGACGCGGTGGGCCTGGTTCCGGTGCTCAGCGGCTGGCCGCAATCGCCGAGCGCGGCGTGCGAAGCGGGCGCCGTCATCGCGCAGGAGAGCGCCGTCAACGCAGTGCGGGCGAGGAACGTCTTCGCGATGCGCAACGCGCGTGCAGGCAATGGACGCGGAAGACTGGAACTGGACTCCCCCGGCACGACGCTCCTTTGTTCGTCGGTGCCGTATCGCGTGCACACCCTCCGCACGCAGACATCGCGCTGCCGCCGGCGGCAGCCTTCCCGACCGCGGGATCATGACTGCCGCTCGGGACTCCGGCAAGGCCCATCTGGGTCGAAGCAGAGATTGGTCTCGGGTTGTTCCGCGCAGATCGCGCGTGGCGGCGCCGGGCAGTGCCTGCCATGATGGCTGCTCCGACCTCTGCCGGGGGCAAGCCGGGTGATGATCACGTTCCGCCTTCGACATCGGCGCCTGCTGCCGGCCGCCCTGCTCGTGTTGACGGTTCTACCGGCTGCGCCGGCGCCGGCGCAGCTTCCGAGCGCCCGCCAGCGCGGCTGCTTCGTCGGCGTTCATCGCGCGGCCGTGCTCGCCGCCGAGGCTGCCGGCGATCGCATCCTCGAATGCACGGAGGCGACACTGGCCGGAAGGCTCCGAGGTC
Encoded here:
- a CDS encoding PKD domain-containing protein, which encodes MTAPASHAALGDCGQPLSTGTRPTASDALFVLRSAVGQSSCELCICDVNGNGTTTASDSLAVLRKAVNLPVTFNCISCEDCGNGEVDEGEQCDPPGENGCNDLCQLCAGATELCNGVDDDCDAQTDEGFGEETCGIGLCQRTVELCVEGVPNPCVPLPAQPEVCDNEVDEDCDGSDCKALSLDVDEPALAVTNEDTVDVSGSVDEDAVSVTVNGVAAVIAGGEFHAEVPLRSGPNAVVAVAVDDAGNQGVDSFHVTLDDFAPALAITSPPAGFVTTDASIVVTGAINDMVGAAFGATVTVNGVAASVEKGTFVAEDVPLVIGQNTVTAVGRDAVGNEKSASISVERRTPTGIAVRVHSGDAQAGVVGEELAEPLVVEVSDDGGSPLAGRVVTFVVDRGDGTLAGGDLQGQRTLMRTTGADGRAAAVLTLGTRAGAGINGVRASAVGAAGEALFCASGFPKLPHAIRAVAGENQTGVVGTPLPTPLEVVVVDEDGNALAEVPVLFRVLAGAGAFDGQATIETATDQEGVARAVFTLGPATGLNNNVAEAYFPGIESMKASFVASAVAAGDPSQTSLAGIVLDDANTPIPITTVRATALDGESEVVTETDADGQFLLQGVGVGQIFVFIDPRTTPRTEKFPALSLETVTVAGKTNTLPNGPVRLPEMVGIGEIVGGSSDVVVQMPGVPGMTLTVLAGSATFPDNTKVGRVAINQVHLDKVPMTPPGGTSFMGPAWSIQPPGVVFDPPARVTVPNSDALPPGAVVDLFQFDHSVNRFLNIGPATVEESGMRIISNPGFGVTRSGWGGATRTRPRNTCASGCDDGNACTADSCQNGTCTHAPVGDGGACGGTTSDCGMPVCMGGQCVSQSGEINCDDDDPCTTDRCTAGQCFHDPKAEGASCDGGNECIDYVCEGGECVESLMFPNGKSCSDGNACTYNDMCELGVCKGDPAVFEIDAKVQGMKSADRMTDCPVFFSVSIVKTNCTGTVSFEWDFGDGALGGGPAPMHRYTRAGTFPVSVTGRCGSCEQAMDTDNVTVHSGPDLRISQVTPLGKINLGTDAVLTYEVVGPGDPFDEVHFRVRDKSNDVLVERTGLPTTAGFHSVTWTGAKWEQVFPGAFANPAGGPFELEMRGIKDQCDVTESEKRDTHFVIEADLKDEPAPGTFPVGPSGLDDLLDALKIVLNNGSDVLTVSGPGAISVTGPFTSKHIRAESPQLDMLPDGQYQVMFRDLRDEIGNFTDADGNPANGIQEWKFPVELR